The following DNA comes from Tepidimicrobium xylanilyticum.
GAATTTATTATCTATAGTATCTTCCGATAAAAAATCAAGATTCAGTATTTTTGCTACTTTTGCAGCAATCATTTGAAACTTCTCATCATAACATCCTATTACATCAACTCTATCTACCAAATCTATTGCTTTCGCAAGGTTTATATATTCATCAACACTACTATCAATGGAAATTCCTATAACTCTATCATATACTTCTCTTTTTTTACTTGTTAATCTTCCTAATATCCTGTTAATATCACAAATAATTATAATTTTGCTCCTGGACAAGTGCCTTTCTGTGGTAAAATATCAATCTTATTTGCCAACATTTCTTGTACAATATCCTCGCCATTTACTGAAATATGATTATTAACATATTTTCTCAAGTTAAGTCCAATATAATTTCTTCTCAACATGCATGGTCTTAAATTTACATCCAATGCGAAAATATTTTCTCCTACTCTGCATTGATTATATCCTTTATGCTTAAATACTTCTTTTGTATTCATGCTAATATCTTTATGTTTTCTCCTTAAATAATCGAACTTTTTGCTCAACGTTTCTTGTATCTCATCATCAAAGAAAATGTCTATTATATAAATTGTCAACTTGACATTGTCTCATTTTAAATTCAAATTTCGCATAAAATTATATTTTAGATATGTTTCATCATACATATTTTTGTACTCTAGATCCAGTTAGGCAGAAACAAGAAGTACGCCATGATAGTAATAGCAAGTTATGCCTTTAGTAACAATAGTCTTTTCATAGACTTTATAGCATGTTCAATATCCAGTGCAAACTGCGGATTTTCGATAGCAGGCTTACCGTCCTCCAACACAATTGTATCTCCAGTTCCTTTTCAATATATGGGAATGCTCCGAAAACCACAGTCAACAAGAACAATGTTTTGCTTATCACAAAGTATGGTTGGTAATTGCTTACCACATAACTCGAGTATTCATTATTGAATGATTATCTTCATCTATATTTTGAGGTGTAAATATGCTGAATTTTTCAAATACCTCAATAATCCAATCAAACACCCTTTCACGTGCTTCTGCATTAACTGTCAAAATAACAGAGAAAGTTAGGATACATATCAGCATAAAAATAGCGACTCTTTTAGCTATTAACTTAGCCATTTTATTAGGATTTTGTTTAATCTTCACATCTTTTAGTTTTCACCAGAAAGACTTAGAGTAATTAGGCTCATGTAATACCTTAATATTATCATAGTCTTTTATATCTTCTATAAGTGCTATATTACAAGCCCTTTTCATAGAATTCTCATCAATCCATGAATCCCCAAGTCCCATAAAACTAGATAGCATTTTTTGTATGTAGCGTATTTTACTTATGACATTTTCTATCTTTAGTACCTTTTCTATTTCAGAAGATGTACTATTAAAACAATAGCAAAAGAAAAGAATATTACGATATTCTAAAGGTAATAAACCTATTTTTCTAGCTAATTGATTAACCTTCTCATCAGATAATGGTTGATACATAATACTATTCACATTTAATCTATACATTTTTTCTAATTCAGCCCGTAAAGATAGTTCGCATACATGCTTCATCACATCTTTAGATATTTGAGACATTCAACCCACCTTCTTCACAATATAGACGTAATTTTTCTAAAATTCGTTGACTACGCTTTTTTGCAGCTTCTTCAGTAATTTTTAAAAGTTCTGAAATATCTTTAAATCTCATCTCATTGACAAAGCGCAGATGAAGAAAAAATTTTTCATCATCTGAAAGTTTATTAATACATGAAAGTAGTTGTTCTTTATCTACTGTTTCTAAATACTCTTCTTCAATATTATAATCCTCTTCGCTACGGTCAATATAGTCTACATTCTCTACATATATAATCTTTTTTCGCTTTCTTATAATATTCATTGTTTCATTCTTTAGTATTACTACACAGTATGGCTCGATTTGAGAACATGGTAAAGTAGATATTTTTTCTATATTCTCTATAATCTTCAAAAAAGTTTGTGAGACAGCTTCTTCTGCATCAAATTTATCCTTTAATATATTAAGAGAAATATTATACATTTTGACGTTCATTTTTGAAAAAATCTTGTTTATAAAATCTACTTTGTCATCCATCATGACACCAAATAGTAAAATTATCAAATTTCCCACCCCTGTGAACTCCAAATAATCTATTAATTTTTTCCTGTCGCTAGACTCATGAGCTGCAAAATTTTGCCATGTTCAATATTTTACCATAAGCAATATTTTAATTCTATATAAAGCTCCTCTTTTATCTAATAATGCATAATATCAATTACTGATGTATCAAACTCAAAGGATAAACTCTCTAATTTGAACCAAAGATCAGATTCCTCCATAAGTATAGACATTCTTACCCAGCCTTCCTGGCGTTCTAATATTACCCCTACCCCACTTTGGATCCCTTTTTCATTCCCATCAACTCCATCATAACTCATTACATTATTAACAATCGCCTGATTAGCATTATCTCTAAAAAGTGATTTATCATAACTTAGTTTGCTTTTCTCAATTGTACCCCGGATAAGTGGAATATCACCGAATGCTTGAACAATTCTACACTCATTATTGCGTTCTTCAATTACTATTACCATGTCATTTTTATTCAGTGAAAACTCCTGATTTTCTAATTTTTGATATACAGGATTATTATTTGAATCTACTGTGATCACATATGGATCTTTCAAAATTACATCTTCAGTAATTATCGCTACCTGCCCTTTATATTCAGCTAATTGATTATTAGGCTGTTCTTGTTGATTCATCACCTCTGGTAACTCGGAATTTTCATCATGAGAATCTCGATCAGTACAACTCACAATTAAAAAAGTTGTTAAAACCATTATTACAATACAAAATATTAATTTTTTCATAACATCACCTCTTATTAATTCATAATACTCTCAGAAACATTAAAACAATTATGCCTTCAGACGTAGTCTGTCGGAAGGCATAATTGTAAATATACATTGACGCCTCTATAAAACCCTATATACTTATTTTGAAACACCATTATAACGGATTGGAACATAATTTCCCATGCTGGAAATAGAACGAACTGTATGAGATACGCGATCATAGCTATTCAATTTCGTTGATTCATACAACACATAGTTACCAGCTCCATCATATTTTTCAAATAACACTATATGTGATCCACTATTATTTAATGCATCTCCTTCCAATAAATCACTTGCATTAATTTTTTTCGCTATATTCATAATAGTAGATGTTCCGTATTTCGTACTAGTACCCCAACAACGTGAAACATACCCTGAGCAATCTAAACCATACGTATTAGATACATGTCCTGAAGTTGAAGTATTTATGTTGCCAACGCGTCCTGTACCACTCATTCCTGAGTTATACTGGTCGATTGAACTAAATCCTCCCCAGCAATAAGGCATATATTGATATGTTCCAGCACTACCAACATACCTTGGCTTCGTCCAGTTTGTTAAAGGCTCTAAATTCTTGCTTTGACACGACCATCTGAAACTAGAATGGAAAGATTTTGCATTTGACATAATTGTTGATCTAGAAATCATTAGTTGATTATCCCCGTTCGTAATATCTGGATCTAAATCACTAATTGGCTCCACAATATTTTGAAGTTTTGATTTGTATGAAGATGTGGTTTTTTCATTAGGTTCACTTATATTTATTATTTGAACCTTATCTTTAAGATTGTTCAATTCATAGATATCGTTTCCAAATACTTTTACTTGATTAGTAATTGATTTAAATTGTGTATCCAATCCTCTTATGGCTTTAGTAGACCCATCTTTTCCTATAGTTCTAATTGTTTCTTCCACAACAATATTAAAATTTTCATTCGTAGCCATCTCAAACATTTTAATCCTATAGTTGCCATCACTATCATAACCAAGGAATTGTGCTCCTACAACCCAATATTCAGATTCTAAAATTATAGATTCAGTATCACCAGATTTTATATCTATTATTTTCATTTCGCAGCTATGTCCAATAGAATGACCTTCTTCAGGTAATAGCTCGACCTGATAAATAGTATTTTCATCAAAAATACGGCCTTTTAATTTCTTTATATTTCTTTCCTTTATTTCACCTTTAGTATTAAGTATATAAGTTGTACCTACATCTCCTTCAGATGTTACAATATACAAAACTCCATTTTTTACTTTAAAGTCTGTGATGGCTTCAGTATTTATGTCATCTACTGGTATTGTAATCCTATTATCATCTGAATTAATTTGTATTATTGAAAGGTCATTCCCTAATGCATATAGAGTTCCATCTTCACAAGCAATCTTTACAACTATTATTTCACCCATATCGATTTTTTTTGAAAAATAACCATTTGTGAATTTCAAAATCAAATTATCTGCAGAATTCAGTAAATATACATCATCACCATCAATTGAGAAATCTTCAGGCCCTTGTATATTACCCTCAAAATCTACTTGATAACTTACTAAACCTTTTGATTTAGCATTTTCATATAAATCAATAGATACAATTGATTTATCATTATCATAAGTTTATGAATAGCTGAATGTTGTTGGTATCATTGCTAAAACTAATAGTAATGATAATACATAAACTCTAAACCGCATAAGAAATAATTGTTTTTTCATAGTTTATCTCTCCTTTCAAATTAAAATATAGTAGGCATTTTCCAAACGCCATAATTGACACAAATGCGGAATACCTCTTGATAAAATAATGTAACTCCCCACCGATTTCAG
Coding sequences within:
- a CDS encoding RNA polymerase sigma factor, producing MIILLFGVMMDDKVDFINKIFSKMNVKMYNISLNILKDKFDAEEAVSQTFLKIIENIEKISTLPCSQIEPYCVVILKNETMNIIRKRKKIIYVENVDYIDRSEEDYNIEEEYLETVDKEQLLSCINKLSDDEKFFLHLRFVNEMRFKDISELLKITEEAAKKRSQRILEKLRLYCEEGGLNVSNI